In a genomic window of Arcticibacter tournemirensis:
- a CDS encoding MerR family transcriptional regulator — translation MKIIENYSIRDLEKLSGVKAHTIRIWEKRYGIIRPSRTSTNIRYYTNEDLKQLLNISLLNKNGYKISAISKMSPSEILNHISAVMLLKDNTEGLNESLLMSLIEMNETRFTHAFMSMVIKVGFEKAIIKFIFPFFERIGIMWQTGSINPAQEHFFSNMIRQKLIAATDALDIDSQSDTKTVVLFLPENELHEIGLLFYNYALRARGYKTIYLGQAVPFESLEAVMDICRPDYVVTGVTNSIHSTDFQAFYERLQRLLPDNSIFLTGPVPKEISEKDDNRILTVKDLLLFLNIQL, via the coding sequence ATGAAAATTATAGAGAATTACTCAATCAGAGATCTTGAAAAACTCTCAGGAGTTAAAGCACATACAATTCGGATATGGGAAAAGCGTTACGGGATAATTAGACCTAGCAGAACAAGTACTAATATAAGGTATTACACCAATGAGGACTTAAAGCAATTGCTTAACATCAGTCTTCTTAATAAGAATGGGTATAAGATTTCGGCAATATCAAAAATGTCTCCTTCTGAAATATTAAATCATATCTCTGCAGTTATGCTGCTGAAGGACAATACAGAAGGATTGAACGAGAGCCTTTTGATGAGTTTGATTGAAATGAATGAGACAAGATTCACCCATGCCTTCATGTCTATGGTCATAAAAGTGGGATTTGAAAAGGCTATTATTAAGTTTATCTTTCCTTTCTTCGAGCGGATAGGTATTATGTGGCAAACCGGGTCTATTAATCCGGCACAGGAGCACTTCTTTTCAAATATGATCAGGCAAAAACTAATAGCTGCAACTGATGCTTTGGATATTGACAGCCAATCAGACACAAAAACGGTAGTGCTGTTTTTACCTGAGAATGAGTTGCATGAAATCGGCCTGCTTTTTTATAACTATGCACTAAGGGCGCGCGGCTACAAAACCATCTACCTCGGTCAGGCTGTTCCATTCGAAAGTCTTGAAGCCGTAATGGATATCTGCAGGCCCGATTATGTAGTTACCGGGGTGACTAATTCAATCCATTCGACCGATTTTCAAGCTTTCTATGAACGACTTCAGCGTCTGTTACCTGATAACAGTATATTCTTAACAGGCCCTGTGCCAAAGGAAATATCGGAGAAGGATGACAATAGAATTCTTACGGTTAAAGATCTTCTCTTGTTCCTCAATATTCAGCTTTAA
- a CDS encoding phytoene/squalene synthase family protein has translation MKALFDEISARCSKMTTRAYSTSFSLGIRFLSREIHDPIYAIYGFVRFADEIVDSFHGYPKEQLLKDFREQTYTAIDLGISLNPILNSFQQTVHKYGIERELIDTFLDSMEMDLHHNFYSRHLFERYILGSAEVVGLMCLRVFCDKNEALYESLKHPAMKLGSAFQKINFLRDIKADSEELGRLYFPQVNIKNFTHCDKIKIENEIAGDFREALEGIKRLPKSARRGVYLAYAYYLVLFNKIKRVPPQKIMTERIRVANSHKLGIMLQTMVLQRI, from the coding sequence ATGAAAGCTCTTTTTGACGAGATCAGCGCTAGATGCAGCAAAATGACGACCAGGGCGTATAGTACCTCCTTTTCGCTTGGCATACGTTTTCTTTCCCGGGAGATTCATGATCCTATTTATGCGATCTATGGCTTTGTAAGATTTGCAGACGAAATTGTCGATTCCTTTCATGGCTATCCGAAAGAACAATTGCTAAAAGACTTCCGGGAGCAAACATATACAGCTATCGATCTCGGCATTAGTCTGAATCCCATTTTGAACAGTTTCCAGCAAACTGTGCATAAATATGGGATTGAAAGGGAATTGATCGATACTTTCCTTGACAGCATGGAAATGGATCTGCATCATAACTTCTATTCAAGGCATCTGTTCGAAAGATATATACTTGGCTCGGCGGAGGTGGTTGGACTGATGTGCCTGCGGGTTTTCTGTGATAAAAATGAAGCGTTGTATGAATCCCTGAAACATCCGGCAATGAAACTAGGCTCTGCATTTCAGAAAATTAATTTTCTGCGCGATATAAAGGCCGACAGCGAAGAACTTGGCAGGCTATACTTTCCGCAGGTGAATATTAAGAACTTTACTCACTGCGATAAAATAAAAATTGAAAATGAAATAGCCGGAGATTTCAGGGAGGCCCTTGAAGGGATAAAAAGGCTTCCCAAAAGCGCACGGAGAGGAGTATACCTTGCTTACGCCTACTACCTGGTACTGTTTAATAAAATAAAACGAGTGCCTCCGCAGAAGATCATGACAGAACGGATCAGGGTTGCTAACAGTCACAAACTGGGGATTATGCTTCAAACGATGGTGCTTCAAAGAATTTAA
- the idi gene encoding isopentenyl-diphosphate Delta-isomerase: MTEAHKNSNADQVILVDSSDQQLGKMEKLEAHRQGKLHRAFSVFLLNNNNEMLLQQRALGKYHSGGLWTNACCSHPRPGESTDDAALRRLREELGISCPLTMSFSFLYHVSLDKGMFEHEYDHVYTGRFSGTPDVNPEEVADWKFTSLETIDDDLEIRPYLYTHWFHIAYRRLRELPGFTNNL; this comes from the coding sequence ATGACGGAAGCCCACAAGAACAGCAACGCTGATCAGGTTATCCTGGTAGATAGTTCAGACCAGCAGTTAGGTAAAATGGAGAAACTTGAGGCACACCGGCAAGGGAAGTTACACCGTGCATTTTCTGTATTTCTTTTGAACAATAACAATGAGATGCTTTTGCAGCAGCGTGCGCTGGGAAAGTATCACTCAGGAGGCCTGTGGACCAATGCCTGCTGTAGCCATCCCCGACCAGGCGAGTCAACTGACGATGCCGCCTTACGACGGCTGAGAGAAGAATTGGGGATATCCTGCCCATTGACAATGTCATTTTCCTTTCTATACCACGTGAGCCTGGATAAAGGAATGTTCGAGCATGAATACGACCATGTCTATACCGGCCGCTTCTCAGGAACGCCGGATGTAAATCCGGAAGAAGTTGCAGACTGGAAATTCACATCTTTAGAAACCATTGATGATGATCTTGAAATAAGACCCTATCTTTACACACACTGGTTCCACATTGCTTATAGAAGATTAAGAGAGCTGCCCGGCTTTACTAACAACCTATAA
- a CDS encoding DinB family protein, protein MKLADLMPEDKYDFRPSPEEMTFREQLLHIADNMTWLSSAYLFVEAPAKRTLGVKLSKADMSKTLGEAYDLGLKAHANVTDDQLDEQVKLCWLVNNCTKVLISI, encoded by the coding sequence TTGAAACTGGCAGATCTGATGCCCGAAGACAAATATGATTTCAGGCCATCGCCAGAAGAAATGACGTTCCGGGAACAGCTGCTTCACATCGCCGATAATATGACCTGGCTTTCGTCAGCTTATCTTTTTGTTGAGGCGCCCGCAAAGCGGACATTAGGGGTGAAGTTGTCGAAGGCCGACATGTCGAAAACACTCGGGGAGGCCTATGATCTGGGACTAAAAGCACATGCGAACGTTACAGATGACCAACTGGATGAGCAGGTCAAGTTATGTTGGCTGGTAAATAATTGTACCAAGGTGCTTATCTCCATATAA
- a CDS encoding AraC family transcriptional regulator codes for MLKELNRVIEYIEDHITDDISLEMIADYAGVSDYHFRTVFFHLSGLTLSEYIKNRKLSEANKDLLNGERVTDVAFKYSYQSMDGFTRAFKKWSGCLPSEVSKNNIGRSFPKLSFVITIKGGKTMEFRIEEKPAFNFVGVSKRVPMQFEGINNEILKLAQSITEKQRMEMRAIQNLAPLEIVNVSYNADHQFLKEEGELTHLIGVLTTIEETSSQLEKVPVGAHSWVVFPNKGPFPSILQETMAKAYAEWLPASDFELINAPTFSFTKTDSNNKDCAYSEVWIAVRRK; via the coding sequence ATGTTAAAAGAACTTAACCGGGTGATTGAATATATTGAAGATCACATAACAGATGATATTTCACTCGAAATGATCGCCGATTACGCAGGTGTATCAGACTATCATTTTCGAACAGTCTTTTTTCACCTTTCAGGATTGACACTTAGTGAATACATTAAGAACAGAAAGCTATCGGAAGCAAACAAAGACTTGTTGAACGGCGAAAGAGTAACGGATGTTGCCTTTAAATATAGCTACCAATCTATGGACGGATTCACAAGAGCATTCAAAAAGTGGAGTGGCTGCTTACCGTCAGAGGTGTCTAAAAACAATATTGGCAGATCGTTCCCAAAATTATCATTCGTCATCACAATAAAAGGAGGAAAAACAATGGAATTTAGAATTGAAGAAAAACCAGCGTTCAATTTTGTAGGCGTAAGTAAACGTGTCCCCATGCAATTTGAGGGGATTAATAACGAAATATTGAAACTGGCCCAAAGTATAACAGAAAAACAGAGAATGGAAATGCGCGCCATTCAAAACCTGGCACCTCTCGAAATAGTAAATGTTTCGTATAATGCCGATCATCAATTTTTAAAAGAAGAAGGAGAGCTAACACATCTAATCGGTGTATTGACTACCATAGAGGAAACAAGCAGCCAATTAGAAAAGGTGCCGGTGGGAGCTCATTCCTGGGTAGTATTTCCAAATAAAGGGCCGTTCCCTTCAATATTACAGGAAACTATGGCCAAAGCCTACGCAGAGTGGCTTCCAGCATCCGATTTCGAATTGATAAATGCGCCAACTTTTTCATTTACGAAAACCGACTCGAATAATAAGGATTGTGCCTATAGTGAGGTCTGGATTGCTGTCCGCAGAAAATAA
- a CDS encoding SDR family NAD(P)-dependent oxidoreductase — protein sequence METTKSKIALVTGGSRGLGKNMAISLAKKGVDIILTYNSNKQKADEAVAEIQSLGQKAIAFQLDTGNVKAFAEFFRQVTEHLEEHTGSPNFDFLINNAGTALYAQFAETTEEQFDGIMNIHYKGVFFLTQKALPFINDGGRIINISSGLARFSYPGSSAYGSMKGAIEVLTRYLAKELGSRGIAANVVAPGAIETDFGNGHVRDNKDVNDQIAGLTALGRVGLPEDIGGVVAFLCTEEARWINGQRIEVSGGVSL from the coding sequence ATGGAAACTACAAAAAGTAAGATCGCTTTAGTAACGGGCGGAAGTCGAGGCTTGGGAAAAAATATGGCAATCAGCCTTGCGAAAAAAGGAGTTGATATCATACTCACCTATAACAGCAATAAGCAGAAAGCTGATGAGGCCGTGGCAGAAATTCAGTCACTTGGCCAGAAAGCCATTGCTTTTCAGTTGGATACAGGCAATGTAAAGGCGTTTGCCGAGTTCTTTCGTCAGGTAACAGAACATCTTGAGGAGCACACTGGTAGTCCGAATTTTGATTTTCTTATTAACAACGCAGGGACTGCACTTTATGCACAGTTTGCAGAAACTACCGAAGAACAATTTGATGGGATTATGAATATTCATTACAAAGGAGTATTTTTCCTTACCCAAAAAGCACTACCTTTTATAAATGACGGTGGGCGTATCATCAATATTTCATCAGGACTGGCGCGTTTTTCTTACCCGGGTTCTTCGGCCTATGGCTCTATGAAAGGCGCGATAGAAGTGCTTACACGGTACCTTGCAAAAGAATTGGGTTCACGGGGCATTGCTGCAAATGTGGTAGCACCTGGCGCTATTGAAACTGATTTTGGTAATGGCCACGTGCGAGATAACAAAGATGTAAACGACCAGATAGCAGGTTTAACTGCTTTGGGCCGCGTTGGGCTGCCGGAGGACATCGGCGGTGTAGTGGCATTTTTATGTACAGAAGAGGCGCGTTGGATAAACGGGCAGCGAATTGAAGTATCGGGCGGTGTGAGCCTTTAG
- a CDS encoding helix-turn-helix domain-containing protein: protein MKNIRNISLEEFYKEAAAFTGKDIITLLPPGINKEIGHFNVFDIYETLKEVKRKQAMPYNRRAYYKISLIRGRNKAEYADKVIDVKRNALLFATPKVPYHWVPQDENQSGSFCVFTDEFLIKNKSGIVLDELPIFKPGGYPVFEITDEEAEEIGLIFRKMKKEIASDYEFKYDLLRNYVLEVIHYGQKLQPATALHADQNASARIISLFIELLERQFPVESPNQKLRLRSAKEYAERLSIHVNHLNKVLKENTGRTTTEIISSRMLQEAKILLKQTDWNVSEIAYSLGFEEVAHFSNFFKKQTAVTPLSFRS from the coding sequence TTGAAGAATATCAGGAATATATCGCTAGAAGAGTTTTACAAAGAAGCTGCGGCTTTTACTGGTAAGGATATTATTACACTTTTACCTCCAGGTATCAATAAAGAGATAGGGCATTTTAACGTATTTGATATTTATGAAACACTAAAGGAGGTAAAAAGGAAACAGGCAATGCCTTACAATCGGCGGGCCTATTATAAAATTAGCCTGATCAGAGGGAGAAACAAAGCTGAATATGCTGATAAAGTTATTGATGTTAAGAGGAATGCCCTGCTATTTGCTACTCCTAAAGTTCCTTATCACTGGGTGCCTCAAGACGAAAATCAATCAGGTTCTTTTTGTGTATTTACAGACGAGTTTCTAATAAAAAACAAAAGTGGTATAGTTCTGGATGAACTTCCGATTTTTAAACCAGGAGGTTATCCTGTCTTCGAGATTACCGATGAAGAAGCAGAGGAAATAGGACTGATATTCAGGAAAATGAAAAAAGAGATAGCTTCTGACTATGAGTTTAAATATGATCTGCTTCGAAACTATGTGTTAGAGGTCATTCATTATGGACAGAAGCTACAACCGGCTACAGCTTTACATGCAGACCAAAATGCTTCGGCGCGGATCATCTCCCTTTTCATTGAGCTGTTGGAACGGCAGTTCCCTGTTGAATCGCCCAACCAAAAACTCCGGTTACGGTCTGCCAAAGAATATGCTGAAAGACTTTCTATTCATGTCAATCATCTTAATAAAGTATTAAAGGAAAATACAGGCAGAACCACCACCGAGATTATAAGTAGCCGGATGCTCCAGGAAGCCAAAATCCTGTTGAAGCAAACGGATTGGAATGTTTCTGAAATTGCTTACAGCCTGGGATTTGAGGAAGTAGCACACTTTTCTAATTTTTTTAAAAAACAAACTGCCGTTACCCCGCTCTCGTTTCGTTCTTAA
- a CDS encoding helix-turn-helix domain-containing protein, with translation MENSTIPRLELETFAREGYKVPILNIEYHPLNSRYFVIENRNNFPIRDYISPQRRKFYKVFHMTSGTGVLIVGLHRYEMGPNEIAFIHPDEIMSWQTTSGETGGHFCLVHPEYFGPDADHVLNLFRQYPYFAPDRAVIRLTDEQSATINGYFEAMLSEDRGANDDKKQAILLQLQMLLLESQRAGRNLAKTTISEEYGYIYRFLSLLESAFQVQKRDTYAKLKTAAEFANELHVHPNYLNALVRTQTGKTLREHIQDRLLYEAKSLLVQTDWGINEISDGLGFSGQAAFTSFFRKKTNTSPSAYRKNAMIPVNI, from the coding sequence ATGGAGAATTCAACGATCCCCCGACTGGAACTGGAGACTTTTGCACGGGAGGGCTATAAAGTTCCGATTCTGAATATAGAATATCACCCGCTCAATTCCAGATATTTTGTTATTGAGAACCGTAACAACTTTCCGATAAGAGATTATATATCACCGCAGCGCAGAAAGTTTTATAAGGTTTTCCATATGACATCTGGCACAGGCGTACTTATCGTAGGATTACACCGGTATGAAATGGGCCCGAATGAAATTGCGTTTATTCATCCGGATGAGATCATGTCGTGGCAAACAACATCCGGAGAAACGGGCGGTCATTTTTGCCTGGTCCATCCTGAATACTTCGGTCCCGACGCAGATCACGTGCTAAATTTGTTCCGTCAATATCCGTATTTTGCGCCAGACAGAGCCGTTATCCGGCTTACAGATGAACAGTCTGCCACCATCAACGGATATTTTGAAGCGATGCTAAGCGAAGACCGCGGCGCGAATGATGATAAAAAGCAAGCTATTTTACTTCAGCTCCAGATGCTCTTGCTGGAAAGCCAACGCGCAGGAAGAAATCTCGCAAAAACGACTATTTCCGAAGAGTACGGATATATCTATCGCTTCTTATCTCTGCTTGAATCTGCATTTCAGGTTCAAAAACGTGACACATACGCTAAATTAAAAACAGCAGCGGAATTTGCGAACGAGCTGCACGTTCATCCAAACTACCTCAACGCTTTAGTGAGGACCCAAACGGGTAAGACCTTAAGGGAACATATACAGGACCGCCTGCTCTATGAGGCTAAGTCGCTGCTGGTGCAAACGGATTGGGGAATCAATGAAATCAGTGACGGGTTGGGATTCTCAGGACAAGCAGCGTTCACCTCATTTTTCAGAAAGAAGACAAATACCTCACCGTCTGCTTACCGGAAAAACGCGATGATACCTGTAAATATTTGA
- a CDS encoding SDR family oxidoreductase: protein MKTQKVWFVTGASKGLGLALVKRLLSEGYKVAATSRNADALRKETGVESSDFLPLEVNLTNDRSVREAVSEIIAKLGAIDVVVNNAGYGQLGTLEELTDEEARKNFDVNVFGSLNVIRNVMPHFREKRSGAFFNISSIAGFLGTFPGWGIYNATKFAVAGFTEALSAETQSLGVTATIVYPGYFKTNFLLQGSLHTAANPIEEYKEARDLEVIHSDQIIGNQPGDPEKAAAAFIKVAEMEKRPLHLFLGSDSLGMAHTKIEAVENDLTTFENIGKSTDF from the coding sequence ATGAAAACACAAAAAGTATGGTTCGTTACAGGAGCCTCAAAAGGTTTAGGTTTAGCACTGGTAAAACGATTGCTGAGTGAAGGGTATAAGGTAGCGGCAACATCCAGAAATGCAGATGCGTTACGAAAAGAAACGGGCGTTGAAAGTAGCGACTTTCTTCCCCTCGAAGTAAATCTAACCAATGACCGAAGTGTTAGAGAAGCCGTTTCGGAGATTATTGCCAAACTGGGCGCTATAGATGTAGTAGTAAACAACGCAGGTTACGGCCAGTTAGGCACCCTCGAGGAACTAACGGATGAGGAGGCACGCAAAAATTTCGATGTCAATGTATTTGGATCATTAAACGTGATCCGCAACGTTATGCCGCATTTTCGCGAAAAAAGATCGGGTGCGTTTTTTAACATTTCATCTATTGCAGGTTTTCTTGGAACGTTCCCTGGTTGGGGCATCTACAACGCCACTAAGTTTGCCGTGGCGGGCTTTACCGAAGCACTTTCAGCAGAAACCCAGTCGCTGGGCGTAACCGCCACCATCGTGTATCCGGGATACTTCAAAACCAACTTCTTACTGCAGGGTTCACTCCACACAGCAGCGAACCCTATCGAAGAATATAAGGAGGCCCGCGATTTAGAGGTGATACATAGCGATCAGATCATTGGCAACCAACCGGGTGATCCTGAAAAAGCCGCCGCTGCATTTATCAAGGTGGCTGAAATGGAAAAACGCCCTCTGCATCTTTTCCTCGGTTCTGACTCACTGGGCATGGCCCACACTAAGATAGAAGCTGTTGAGAATGATCTGACCACGTTTGAGAACATTGGCAAGTCAACTGATTTTTAG
- a CDS encoding putative glycolipid-binding domain-containing protein, whose product MQTNILWTGREYYSLENCLIETKATGSIITSSIIGCYDESIYKVAYRIETNQNWETVLLDLTCQHNSKTQIIKLEGDGKGNWMNNSKKANQFKGCIDVDISLTPFSNTLPIRRLKLKLNQTREIMVLYCDLLGGQIKPVGQRYTCLSNSEYHYENIPNDFEATIQVDESGLVVDYPSLFVRTKVLKTNYRGTGTKVVERRVKVRY is encoded by the coding sequence ATGCAGACTAATATACTTTGGACCGGACGGGAATATTACTCGTTAGAAAACTGTTTGATAGAAACGAAGGCAACAGGCTCAATCATTACTTCCTCAATAATTGGGTGTTATGACGAAAGTATTTACAAAGTAGCTTATCGAATAGAAACAAACCAAAACTGGGAAACTGTATTGTTAGACCTTACTTGTCAGCATAATAGCAAGACTCAAATAATTAAACTGGAAGGCGATGGCAAGGGTAATTGGATGAATAATAGTAAAAAAGCTAACCAGTTCAAAGGATGTATTGACGTGGATATCTCCTTAACGCCTTTCAGTAACACACTTCCCATACGCAGACTTAAACTAAAGCTCAACCAGACCCGGGAAATCATGGTGCTTTATTGCGACCTTTTGGGTGGACAAATAAAGCCCGTAGGCCAGAGATATACCTGCTTATCTAATTCTGAATATCATTATGAAAATATTCCGAATGATTTTGAAGCGACAATTCAAGTTGATGAATCAGGATTAGTGGTGGATTATCCGTCATTGTTTGTCAGAACTAAGGTATTGAAAACCAACTATCGCGGAACAGGGACAAAAGTTGTGGAGAGAAGAGTAAAAGTAAGATATTAG
- a CDS encoding transposase, producing MHESFKALLPLIIPEGVSDYFQLTDHKKDTSGIHIYLEEINSTPVEYKTSKLLSKGFFDEVILQDFPIRGQEVYLHVKRRRWWNLDTGKVVHRDWRVVATGTRITSDFAAFLKAISRYPAA from the coding sequence ATGCACGAGTCGTTTAAAGCCCTACTTCCCTTGATTATTCCTGAAGGAGTATCCGATTATTTCCAATTGACAGATCACAAAAAAGACACTAGCGGGATTCATATTTACCTGGAAGAGATCAACTCCACTCCGGTGGAATACAAGACCAGTAAGTTGCTCTCAAAGGGCTTCTTTGATGAAGTCATTCTGCAGGACTTTCCTATACGGGGACAAGAAGTGTATTTGCATGTTAAGCGACGCAGATGGTGGAATCTGGATACAGGAAAGGTCGTTCACCGGGATTGGCGTGTTGTGGCAACAGGAACGCGGATCACCAGTGATTTCGCGGCTTTTTTAAAAGCAATCAGCCGATACCCAGCCGCATAG
- a CDS encoding transposase: MASFYGIKGKKLQRYYRDQLSEYKNWEHCTDARKGLIFPQNIGPYLSIDETSLSQGELYTVVTNKEARGKKGTLVAIMEGTRSENIIPLLQKIPQRLRNKVREITLDLAGNMSLIAKKCFPLASQVIDRFHVQQLATEALQEIRIKYRWEAIDAENQALEEAKASKTNYSPEVLSNGDTLKQLLARSRYLLYKDQQNWSAEQAERASLLFERYPSLEKAYQLTRGLSWIFSNTKDKLYAFARLARWNEKVEQSGFKSFNAIARTITLHHNNILNYFDNRSTNASAESFNAKIKAFRAQYRGVGNVNFFLFRLMKLFA; this comes from the coding sequence ATGGCCTCCTTTTACGGGATCAAAGGGAAGAAGCTGCAGCGCTATTATCGCGATCAACTCAGTGAATACAAGAATTGGGAGCACTGTACCGATGCCCGTAAAGGCCTGATCTTCCCACAGAACATCGGTCCTTATCTCTCTATAGATGAGACCAGTCTTTCCCAGGGTGAGCTCTATACGGTGGTCACCAATAAAGAAGCCAGAGGCAAAAAGGGCACTCTGGTTGCCATTATGGAAGGTACCCGTTCAGAGAACATCATTCCACTGCTTCAAAAGATCCCCCAAAGACTGCGAAATAAGGTCAGAGAGATCACCCTGGATCTGGCGGGCAACATGAGTCTGATCGCTAAAAAGTGCTTCCCTTTGGCCTCTCAGGTCATTGATCGCTTTCATGTGCAGCAGTTAGCCACAGAAGCGCTGCAGGAAATACGGATCAAATACCGCTGGGAAGCCATTGATGCAGAGAATCAGGCTCTGGAAGAAGCCAAAGCAAGTAAAACAAACTATTCACCTGAAGTATTATCCAATGGAGATACCTTAAAGCAGTTACTGGCCAGAAGCCGCTATCTGCTCTACAAGGACCAGCAAAACTGGAGTGCTGAACAGGCAGAGCGGGCTTCCCTGCTCTTTGAGCGATATCCTTCCCTGGAGAAAGCCTATCAGCTAACCCGGGGCTTATCCTGGATATTCAGCAATACCAAAGATAAGCTCTACGCCTTTGCAAGACTGGCCCGATGGAATGAGAAGGTGGAGCAATCCGGCTTTAAATCTTTTAATGCCATTGCCAGAACCATCACGCTCCACCACAACAATATCCTGAACTACTTTGATAACCGAAGTACAAACGCTTCGGCCGAATCGTTCAACGCCAAAATTAAAGCTTTCAGAGCCCAATACAGAGGCGTAGGAAATGTAAACTTTTTCCTCTTCAGACTCATGAAATTATTTGCTTAG
- a CDS encoding transposase, which translates to MDNYPVSCHQLGHYFRIDGKQLQEQYKDHISTFHQWEQKDHAAEWMIFPANMGEYLSIDETALSGGELYTIITNKAARGRKGSIVAMLKGTQADQIIAVLERISFRLRKKVKEVTLDMAANMAKAIRRCFPSARRVIDRFHVQKLASDAVQELRIRYRWEALEEENGRIAQARKTKQSYQPEVLPNGDTLKQLLARSRYLLFKHESKWTPSQKERADILFPRYPLLHKAYQLALRLSNIFTICKSKTQAFKRLAMWYNDVETSAIDSFSTVARSVQSHYEYILNFFDNRSTNAAAESFNAKIKAFRATSRGVRDTAFFLFRLANIYA; encoded by the coding sequence TTGGATAATTATCCGGTAAGCTGTCATCAACTGGGACACTATTTTAGGATTGACGGTAAACAGTTACAGGAACAATATAAAGATCATATCAGTACATTCCATCAGTGGGAACAGAAAGATCATGCTGCCGAATGGATGATATTCCCGGCCAACATGGGAGAATACCTCAGTATAGATGAAACGGCCCTCTCTGGCGGAGAATTGTATACTATAATCACTAATAAGGCTGCAAGAGGGAGAAAAGGGAGCATTGTAGCCATGCTGAAAGGCACTCAGGCCGATCAGATCATTGCAGTTTTAGAGCGTATATCATTCCGCCTGAGAAAAAAAGTAAAAGAAGTAACCCTGGATATGGCTGCAAATATGGCCAAAGCTATCCGAAGATGCTTTCCATCTGCCCGCCGGGTCATTGACCGGTTCCATGTACAAAAGCTTGCCAGCGATGCTGTTCAGGAGCTCAGGATCAGATACCGGTGGGAAGCTTTGGAAGAGGAGAACGGACGGATTGCCCAGGCCAGGAAAACCAAACAAAGCTATCAGCCTGAGGTGCTTCCTAATGGCGATACCCTCAAGCAGCTCCTGGCCCGAAGCAGATATCTGCTCTTTAAACACGAAAGCAAATGGACTCCATCACAAAAAGAACGTGCAGACATCCTATTTCCCCGCTATCCCCTGTTACATAAAGCCTATCAGTTAGCCCTCAGGTTAAGTAACATCTTTACCATCTGTAAGAGCAAGACACAGGCTTTTAAAAGACTGGCCATGTGGTATAATGATGTGGAAACTTCTGCTATTGATTCTTTCAGCACAGTAGCCAGATCGGTACAAAGCCATTACGAATATATCCTGAACTTCTTTGACAACAGAAGTACCAACGCCGCTGCTGAATCTTTCAATGCCAAGATCAAGGCTTTCAGAGCTACCTCCAGAGGTGTTAGAGATACTGCTTTCTTCTTATTCCGTCTTGCTAATATTTATGCTTAA
- a CDS encoding transposase, giving the protein MLQSAAGLHIYLEEKNILPQEYHNQKLESKGFMPEITIQDFPIRGQKVNLCIKRRRWEVADKGTIVTRDWDLVQKGARMTTEFAAFLKGIFG; this is encoded by the coding sequence GTGCTTCAAAGTGCAGCAGGCCTGCATATATATCTTGAAGAGAAGAATATCCTTCCCCAGGAATATCACAACCAAAAGCTGGAATCCAAGGGGTTCATGCCCGAAATCACCATTCAGGACTTTCCTATCCGGGGCCAGAAGGTAAACTTGTGTATAAAACGGCGCAGATGGGAAGTAGCAGATAAAGGGACTATAGTAACCAGAGACTGGGATTTAGTACAGAAAGGAGCGCGGATGACCACAGAATTCGCCGCTTTTTTAAAAGGAATATTTGGATAA